One genomic window of Hymenobacter sp. J193 includes the following:
- the priA gene encoding primosomal protein N', with protein MSLTFDFVQPQPEAATDRVTLFADVILPLPLPKLYTYRVPYELNDQVVVGGRVIVQFGAKKTLSCIVAAVHENPPKEYQAKYILEFIDDAPVVTQPQLKLFRWMADYYLCTLGEVINAALPSALKLSSESRVQLHPAFVRDENPYPLSEQEEKIVEALSTGEEGKSLTFTEVGEILGITSFHKVIKSLMQKDVVFLFEHLQDKYSPKVVKKVRLAHHYVAEAAVESLFAQLASRSKQLDVLMRYLQKVPVYQNEHLNHQGIEKAYLTSAPHLSPSAVNTLIKNGILEQFDVIVSRFPLDDATQANMHFTLSEAQTTARDDVMQQFQEKDIVLLHGVTGAGKTEIYIDLIRQALDGGGQVLYLLPEIALTAQIVTRLMRVFGSRLGVYHSKFSDNERVEVWNGVLSGRFQVVVGVRSSVFLPFDNLALIIVDEEHESSYKQYDPAPRYNAREVALMMANFQGARTLLGSATPAVETYYQTRTGRYGLVSLTKRFGEAGLPEIELVDTRKSREAKKMHNHFTPELMLEMERKLGAKEQIILFQNRRGYSPFINCLDCGWIPKCQNCAVSLSYHKHAHELRCHYCGYHDRLPVECPACGSRNLKPVGFGTEKIEDDLKIMLPEANVQRMDLDTTRAKNSYQQIIADFENQVTNVLVGTQMVTKGLDFANVSLVGIINADSIIHYPDFRAHERAFQMFVQVSGRAGRKGKKGKVIIQTGDPQQVIFDKVIRNDYLEFYEYEILQRREHGYPPFMRIIRLTVKHMDQHLAERAAILLTNELVDRLGREAVLGPEAPYIFRIRNFFLQEITIKLSREHTVLKQAKADILAAINAVKDQKDYKQARFVADVDPM; from the coding sequence TTGAGCCTCACGTTTGACTTTGTGCAGCCGCAGCCAGAAGCGGCCACCGACCGCGTCACGCTGTTTGCCGACGTGATTCTGCCCCTGCCGCTGCCCAAGCTCTACACCTACCGCGTGCCCTACGAGCTGAACGACCAGGTAGTGGTAGGCGGGCGCGTGATTGTGCAGTTCGGGGCCAAGAAAACGCTGAGCTGCATTGTGGCGGCCGTGCACGAAAACCCGCCCAAGGAGTATCAGGCCAAGTACATCCTGGAGTTCATCGATGATGCGCCGGTAGTGACGCAGCCCCAGCTGAAGCTCTTTCGCTGGATGGCTGACTACTACCTGTGCACGCTGGGCGAGGTCATCAACGCGGCGCTGCCCTCGGCGCTTAAGCTCAGCTCCGAGAGTCGCGTGCAGCTCCACCCGGCCTTCGTACGCGACGAAAACCCTTATCCGCTCAGCGAGCAGGAAGAGAAGATTGTGGAGGCCCTGAGCACCGGCGAAGAAGGCAAGAGCCTTACCTTCACGGAGGTGGGCGAAATTCTGGGCATCACCTCCTTTCACAAAGTCATTAAGTCCCTGATGCAGAAAGACGTGGTCTTTCTGTTCGAGCATCTGCAGGACAAGTACTCGCCCAAGGTGGTGAAGAAGGTGCGGCTGGCCCACCACTACGTGGCCGAGGCGGCGGTAGAGAGCCTGTTTGCGCAGCTGGCCTCCCGCTCCAAGCAGTTGGATGTGCTGATGCGCTACCTGCAGAAGGTGCCGGTGTACCAGAACGAGCACCTCAACCACCAGGGCATTGAAAAAGCTTACCTCACCTCAGCCCCGCACCTTTCGCCCTCGGCGGTGAACACGCTCATCAAAAATGGCATCCTGGAGCAGTTCGACGTGATTGTGTCGCGCTTTCCGCTGGACGATGCCACCCAGGCCAACATGCACTTCACCCTGAGCGAGGCCCAGACCACGGCCCGCGACGACGTGATGCAGCAGTTCCAGGAAAAGGACATTGTGCTTTTGCACGGCGTAACGGGGGCCGGCAAAACCGAAATCTACATCGACCTGATCCGGCAGGCCCTGGACGGGGGCGGACAGGTGCTGTACCTGCTGCCCGAAATTGCACTTACGGCCCAGATTGTGACCCGCCTGATGCGCGTGTTCGGCTCCCGCCTGGGCGTGTACCATTCCAAGTTCTCCGACAACGAGCGGGTGGAAGTGTGGAACGGAGTGCTGTCGGGGCGGTTTCAGGTGGTGGTGGGCGTACGCTCCTCGGTGTTTCTGCCCTTCGATAACCTGGCTTTGATTATCGTGGACGAGGAGCACGAGAGCAGCTACAAGCAGTACGACCCGGCCCCGCGCTACAACGCCCGTGAAGTAGCCCTGATGATGGCCAACTTCCAGGGCGCCCGCACGCTGCTGGGCTCGGCCACGCCCGCCGTGGAAACCTACTACCAGACGCGCACCGGGCGCTACGGGCTGGTTTCGCTTACCAAGCGCTTCGGGGAAGCCGGGCTACCTGAAATTGAGCTGGTGGATACGCGCAAGAGCCGGGAGGCGAAGAAGATGCACAACCACTTCACGCCCGAGCTGATGCTGGAGATGGAGCGCAAGCTGGGCGCCAAGGAGCAGATCATCCTGTTTCAGAACCGCCGCGGCTACTCTCCTTTCATCAACTGCTTGGACTGCGGCTGGATACCTAAGTGCCAGAACTGCGCTGTAAGTTTGAGCTACCACAAGCACGCCCACGAGCTGCGCTGCCACTACTGCGGCTACCACGACCGGCTGCCGGTGGAGTGCCCGGCCTGCGGCTCCCGCAACCTCAAGCCCGTGGGCTTCGGCACCGAAAAGATTGAGGACGACCTCAAGATTATGCTGCCCGAGGCCAACGTGCAGCGCATGGACCTGGACACGACCCGCGCCAAAAACTCCTATCAGCAAATCATTGCCGACTTTGAAAACCAGGTCACCAATGTGCTGGTGGGCACTCAGATGGTGACCAAGGGCCTCGACTTTGCCAACGTGAGCCTGGTGGGCATTATCAACGCCGACTCCATCATTCACTACCCCGATTTTCGGGCGCACGAGCGGGCCTTTCAGATGTTTGTGCAGGTGAGCGGGCGGGCGGGCCGCAAGGGCAAGAAAGGCAAGGTTATTATCCAGACCGGCGACCCGCAGCAGGTAATCTTCGACAAGGTTATCCGCAACGACTACTTGGAGTTCTACGAGTACGAGATTCTGCAGCGGCGCGAGCATGGCTACCCGCCGTTCATGCGCATCATCCGGCTCACGGTAAAGCACATGGACCAGCATCTAGCCGAGCGGGCCGCCATCCTGCTCACCAACGAGCTGGTAGACCGGCTGGGCCGGGAGGCCGTGCTAGGGCCGGAAGCACCGTATATCTTCCGCATCCGCAACTTCTTTCTGCAGGAAATCACCATCAAGCTCAGCCGCGAGCATACGGTGCTCAAGCAAGCCAAAGCCGATATTCTGGCCGCCATTAATGCGGTAAAGGATCAGAAGGACTACAAGCAGGCCCGCTTCGTGGCTGACGTGGACCCGATGTAG
- a CDS encoding DUF255 domain-containing protein → MSSSRSSSPNRLAQESSPYLLQHAHNSVDWYPWGEEALAQARQEQKPILVSIGYAACHWCHVMERESFENPQIAALMNAHFVCIKVDREERPDVDQVYMAAVQAMGVGGGWPLNVFLTPDAKPFYGGTYFAPRNWTQLLASIGQAYQNEHRQELEASAEHFAQALQVSELEKHRQPAAAEGLSEEEFQLLVGNLTAKFDQEKGGLSGAPKFPMPGIWRFLLRVHHMTGNHAALEQTTLTLRRMAWGGLYDQVGGGFARYSVDENWLAPQLREDALRQWAAH, encoded by the coding sequence ATGTCCAGCTCCCGTTCATCGTCGCCAAATCGGCTGGCTCAGGAATCGAGCCCGTACCTGCTTCAGCACGCGCACAACTCCGTAGACTGGTATCCGTGGGGTGAAGAAGCGTTGGCGCAGGCCCGGCAGGAGCAGAAGCCGATACTGGTGAGCATTGGCTACGCGGCCTGCCACTGGTGCCACGTGATGGAGCGCGAATCATTCGAGAATCCGCAGATAGCGGCCCTGATGAACGCGCACTTCGTCTGCATCAAGGTAGACCGGGAGGAGCGCCCCGATGTGGACCAGGTGTACATGGCGGCGGTGCAGGCAATGGGCGTGGGCGGCGGCTGGCCTCTGAACGTGTTTCTGACCCCGGATGCCAAGCCCTTTTACGGCGGCACCTATTTCGCGCCCCGCAACTGGACGCAGCTGCTGGCTAGTATCGGGCAGGCGTATCAGAATGAACACCGCCAGGAGCTGGAAGCTTCAGCCGAGCACTTCGCTCAGGCCCTACAAGTCAGTGAGCTGGAAAAGCACCGCCAGCCGGCCGCTGCCGAAGGCTTGTCGGAGGAAGAATTTCAGCTGCTCGTCGGTAACCTGACCGCAAAATTCGACCAGGAAAAAGGCGGACTAAGCGGCGCGCCGAAGTTTCCCATGCCCGGCATCTGGCGCTTTTTGCTGCGCGTGCATCATATGACCGGCAACCATGCCGCGCTGGAGCAAACCACCCTCACGCTACGCCGCATGGCCTGGGGCGGCCTCTACGACCAGGTGGGCGGCGGCTTTGCCCGCTACTCAGTAGATGAAAACTGGCTGGCTCCCCAGCTTCGAGAAGATGCTCTACGACAATGGGCAGCTCATTAG
- a CDS encoding GSCFA domain-containing protein has protein sequence MEKQPVARTAFRVDVPLMFRTELPLTPHPQQLPPTARVLTVGSCFADTIGSRLADYKVATLVNPFGTVFNPLTACQLLRTAAGEDMDWQQHLVEARGRWQSYDLAASLGAENPVALLQRIQEVVRETGAFLAQTDVVMLTLGTAFVYRLKETGELVSNCHKIPAERFEKELLTPDEIINAVAETHAYLRRINPRLRFILTVSPVRHIKDTLPLNSVSKSVLRVACHYLSELLPDISYFPAYELLLDDLRDYRFYAPDMLHPSAVAEDYIWEKFTRTYFDQSFGRFKKEWEAVRQALAHRPLYAAAPEHRQFLEQTLERLERLSAQASVQAELAIVRQRIAELPLPPAPPQLTPEPEEDDEERIDVGEEATVAVQEPLDAGAQLDSALEWPDEDVEEDEADEEPEAADTLVEAVGAALEGEQPLIRKKRRSRGGAKRNKKKHAARLAAESDALAATTATLNQLLPTTEAEAAVEPVADSLPSPLPPSPPVVVTEQPDMPLQTALERRKRNSRRSKNRKPALPEATAPEQTAETQSSATETADPPQPAAELSGEFVAETAQAIESGLPVAAPEADTNTPSEFDTTEPAGDDTQGGRREGRSGRSASERRAAAVRKPHRPAPRFKPLYAADASPTTEEISVSAISDSPVSQVLPDEPQTSNVERVDAPVAAPEPSVAPTPEPVVPVVAASIEVAPAGSAAAPTPTAPKPLIPHTVGTGASGNLSSTGQASRQARPARAKQPTEVAIEAPTAAGPVAEAPAQPAVADAPPAAPATPKPAAKPRPARKKPLASTETPSGTPAETTETPPAAPVAGNKRPTRPSKPKVSTPETPTEAPSPKVPAARKRGKAPAAAQPEAPAAPAETPAPSAPKRVRPSRRKPAAPDTGAENA, from the coding sequence ATGGAAAAACAGCCGGTGGCCCGCACCGCTTTTCGGGTTGATGTACCGCTGATGTTTCGTACTGAATTACCTCTTACCCCTCACCCGCAGCAGCTGCCGCCCACCGCGCGGGTGCTTACGGTGGGTTCCTGCTTTGCCGATACCATCGGCAGCCGCCTGGCCGATTATAAGGTTGCTACGCTGGTAAATCCGTTTGGCACCGTGTTCAACCCGCTTACGGCCTGCCAGCTGCTGCGCACCGCCGCCGGCGAGGATATGGACTGGCAGCAGCACCTGGTAGAAGCCCGGGGCCGCTGGCAGAGTTACGACCTGGCCGCCAGCCTCGGAGCCGAAAACCCAGTGGCCCTACTCCAGCGCATACAGGAAGTGGTGCGCGAAACCGGTGCGTTCCTGGCCCAGACGGACGTGGTGATGCTGACGCTGGGCACGGCCTTCGTGTACCGCCTGAAGGAAACCGGGGAGCTGGTAAGCAACTGCCACAAAATCCCGGCGGAGCGGTTCGAAAAAGAGCTGCTCACGCCCGATGAAATTATCAATGCCGTAGCCGAAACCCACGCCTACCTGCGGCGCATCAACCCCAGGCTGCGGTTTATTCTGACGGTGAGCCCGGTGCGGCATATCAAGGATACGCTGCCGCTGAATTCCGTCAGCAAATCGGTGCTGCGCGTGGCCTGCCACTACCTCAGCGAGTTGCTGCCCGACATATCTTACTTCCCGGCCTACGAGCTGCTGCTGGACGATTTGCGCGACTACCGCTTCTACGCTCCTGACATGCTGCACCCCTCGGCGGTAGCGGAGGACTACATCTGGGAGAAGTTCACGCGCACGTACTTCGACCAGTCATTCGGGCGCTTTAAGAAGGAATGGGAAGCTGTACGGCAGGCGTTGGCCCATCGGCCGCTCTACGCCGCCGCCCCCGAGCATCGGCAGTTTCTGGAACAAACGCTGGAACGCCTGGAGCGCCTCAGTGCCCAGGCCAGCGTGCAGGCCGAGCTGGCTATTGTGCGCCAGCGCATAGCCGAGCTGCCCCTCCCTCCTGCCCCGCCGCAACTAACTCCCGAACCCGAAGAGGACGACGAGGAACGCATCGACGTGGGCGAAGAAGCTACGGTTGCCGTGCAGGAGCCGCTTGATGCCGGAGCCCAGCTGGACTCGGCCCTGGAATGGCCCGATGAAGACGTGGAGGAAGATGAAGCTGACGAGGAGCCCGAAGCTGCCGATACGCTGGTAGAAGCCGTGGGTGCGGCGCTGGAAGGCGAGCAGCCGCTTATCAGGAAAAAGCGCCGCAGCCGGGGCGGGGCCAAGCGCAACAAGAAAAAGCACGCCGCCCGCCTGGCGGCCGAGTCCGATGCTCTGGCGGCTACCACCGCTACGCTAAACCAGCTGCTGCCAACGACCGAAGCCGAAGCGGCTGTCGAGCCGGTGGCTGACTCGTTACCGTCACCGTTGCCACCGTCTCCGCCAGTTGTGGTTACCGAGCAGCCGGATATGCCGCTGCAAACCGCGCTGGAGCGCCGCAAGCGCAATTCGCGCCGCTCCAAAAACCGTAAGCCGGCTTTACCGGAAGCAACTGCGCCGGAGCAGACCGCAGAAACGCAGTCATCGGCAACCGAAACAGCGGATCCACCACAGCCGGCGGCTGAGTTGTCAGGCGAATTTGTTGCTGAAACTGCGCAGGCTATTGAATCTGGTTTACCAGTTGCTGCTCCTGAAGCAGATACGAATACCCCCTCGGAATTCGATACGACCGAACCCGCTGGTGACGATACCCAAGGTGGCCGACGCGAAGGCCGTTCGGGCCGTTCAGCCAGTGAGCGGCGGGCTGCTGCCGTACGCAAGCCGCATCGGCCTGCTCCGCGCTTTAAGCCATTGTATGCGGCAGATGCTTCTCCGACAACGGAAGAAATATCGGTATCCGCTATTTCGGACTCGCCGGTTTCCCAGGTTCTGCCGGACGAGCCGCAGACCAGCAACGTCGAACGGGTTGACGCGCCCGTAGCAGCCCCGGAGCCTAGCGTGGCGCCTACTCCTGAGCCCGTCGTTCCGGTGGTTGCGGCTTCCATTGAGGTAGCTCCCGCTGGTTCTGCAGCTGCGCCGACGCCAACTGCTCCGAAGCCACTCATTCCGCATACGGTGGGTACGGGTGCTTCTGGCAACCTGAGCAGCACCGGGCAGGCCAGCCGCCAAGCGCGGCCTGCCCGGGCCAAACAGCCTACGGAAGTTGCCATCGAAGCACCGACAGCTGCAGGGCCCGTTGCGGAAGCACCCGCGCAGCCCGCAGTTGCTGACGCGCCCCCAGCTGCTCCAGCAACTCCAAAGCCAGCTGCCAAGCCTCGTCCGGCCCGGAAAAAGCCCTTAGCATCCACCGAAACGCCAAGCGGGACTCCGGCAGAGACTACGGAAACGCCACCTGCTGCGCCAGTTGCCGGCAATAAGCGGCCTACGCGCCCATCGAAGCCCAAAGTGTCAACCCCAGAAACGCCAACCGAGGCCCCTTCGCCCAAAGTGCCGGCAGCGCGGAAACGCGGCAAGGCCCCGGCCGCCGCTCAGCCTGAAGCTCCGGCAGCTCCCGCAGAAACGCCGGCTCCATCTGCGCCGAAAAGGGTCCGCCCTTCCCGGCGCAAGCCGGCTGCCCCAGATACCGGCGCCGAAAACGCGTAA
- the rplI gene encoding 50S ribosomal protein L9 yields the protein MEVILKDDVKGLGYKNDLVTVKAGFGRNYLLPQGLAVLADKTNKKIVAENVRQAAHKADKVKGDAQAVADKIGDTVVDLPAKVGESGRIFGRVTTLQLADALKAKGIDVDRKRLSFDQEPGSVGEYTATLDLHREVKHKVRFNVVSE from the coding sequence ATGGAAGTAATCCTGAAAGACGACGTAAAGGGTCTGGGCTACAAGAATGATCTTGTGACGGTAAAGGCTGGCTTCGGCCGCAACTACCTGCTCCCCCAAGGTCTGGCCGTACTGGCTGATAAGACCAACAAGAAAATCGTTGCCGAAAACGTACGCCAGGCCGCTCACAAAGCGGATAAGGTAAAGGGCGATGCCCAAGCCGTGGCCGACAAAATCGGTGACACCGTGGTAGACCTGCCCGCCAAGGTGGGTGAAAGCGGCCGCATCTTCGGCCGGGTAACCACGCTGCAGCTGGCCGACGCCCTCAAGGCGAAAGGTATCGACGTAGACCGTAAGCGTCTCTCGTTCGACCAGGAGCCTGGCTCGGTAGGCGAATACACCGCTACGCTGGACCTGCACCGCGAAGTGAAGCACAAAGTACGCTTCAACGTAGTATCGGAGTAA
- the rpsR gene encoding 30S ribosomal protein S18, translated as MSLANERIHKQEQRVKYCRFKKAGIKYVDYKDPNFLLKFVNEQGRILPRRITGTSLKFQRKVAQAVAKARHLALMPYVTDSLK; from the coding sequence ATGAGCCTCGCCAACGAAAGAATCCACAAGCAGGAGCAGCGCGTGAAGTACTGCCGCTTCAAGAAAGCCGGCATCAAGTACGTGGACTACAAAGACCCGAACTTCCTGCTCAAGTTCGTGAACGAGCAGGGCCGCATTCTGCCCCGCCGCATCACCGGTACCAGCCTGAAGTTTCAGCGCAAAGTAGCCCAGGCCGTGGCCAAAGCCCGTCACCTGGCGCTGATGCCCTACGTAACCGATTCGCTGAAATAG
- the rpsF gene encoding 30S ribosomal protein S6 — protein MEVRNYETVFILTPVLNESQVQETVEKFTQVLKENSADIIHQESWGLKKLAYPIQKKSTGYYFLVEFTGSGNIVDKLETSFRRDERVIRFLTTVLDKHAVAYSQRRRNGEMNQQKAKQQSEAVAQ, from the coding sequence ATGGAAGTAAGAAATTACGAGACGGTCTTCATCTTGACTCCCGTGCTGAACGAGAGCCAGGTGCAAGAGACGGTCGAGAAGTTCACCCAGGTGCTTAAGGAAAATAGCGCCGACATTATCCACCAGGAAAGCTGGGGACTCAAGAAACTGGCTTACCCGATTCAGAAGAAATCGACCGGCTACTACTTTCTCGTGGAGTTCACCGGTTCGGGCAATATCGTGGACAAGCTGGAAACCAGCTTCCGCCGCGATGAGCGCGTTATCCGGTTCCTGACCACCGTACTCGACAAGCACGCTGTAGCCTACAGCCAGCGTCGTCGGAACGGGGAGATGAACCAGCAGAAAGCCAAACAACAATCGGAAGCTGTAGCCCAATAA
- a CDS encoding cytochrome c3 family protein: MTGIRLRTLPYCLLALFLSFASLDRASAQDVGAAPDVSKEGVAPGATAVAAPAAAAGATTGDAAAIAAGDALFKGNCAQCHAVNEVVVGPALAGITKRRSLSWLIPWIRNSSKMVASGDDYAVKIYNQYQKQQMPSFQLSDAEITSIVSYITAEEGKASPVGGDAKGEVGKDSTDPKGPGTEAGAGKYVDILLIVLVVVLIVLVVTLVIIANIMKDVLRGRKDLDGRDVELLEQRFDWTKLYKSKVVRGLALGIFLLAVLYESVQGVMAVGLQQGYQPTQPIAFSHKLHAGEHQINCAYCHTSVYKSKSANIPSANICMNCHSQIKTESPEIKKIYRAIQKNQPIQWVRVHNLPDLAYFNHSQHTQVGGLECQTCHGPIQNMDVVYQYSALTMGWCINCHRETPLNTKGNGYYDKLVQLHDKANGAVPFTVSSNGGTECSKCHY, encoded by the coding sequence ATGACTGGCATCCGACTACGTACCCTTCCTTACTGCTTACTTGCTCTCTTTCTGTCGTTTGCTTCCCTTGATCGTGCCTCAGCGCAGGATGTGGGAGCTGCCCCGGATGTGAGCAAGGAAGGAGTAGCTCCCGGCGCTACGGCCGTAGCTGCCCCCGCGGCCGCGGCAGGTGCCACTACCGGCGATGCTGCCGCTATTGCTGCCGGCGACGCCCTTTTCAAAGGCAACTGCGCCCAGTGCCACGCCGTGAATGAAGTGGTGGTAGGCCCGGCCCTGGCTGGCATCACCAAGCGCCGCTCCCTATCTTGGTTGATTCCGTGGATCAGAAATTCCAGCAAAATGGTGGCCAGCGGCGACGATTACGCGGTGAAGATCTACAATCAGTACCAGAAGCAGCAGATGCCCAGCTTCCAGCTCTCGGATGCTGAAATTACCTCGATTGTATCGTATATCACGGCCGAAGAAGGCAAAGCCAGCCCAGTTGGTGGTGATGCAAAAGGTGAAGTTGGCAAAGATTCAACTGATCCTAAGGGTCCAGGCACGGAAGCCGGTGCCGGTAAGTACGTGGATATCCTGCTCATCGTGCTGGTAGTGGTGCTGATTGTGCTGGTGGTAACGCTGGTTATCATTGCCAACATCATGAAGGACGTGCTGCGGGGCCGCAAGGACCTCGACGGCCGCGACGTAGAACTGCTCGAGCAGCGCTTCGACTGGACCAAGCTTTACAAGTCGAAAGTGGTTCGTGGTCTGGCCCTGGGTATCTTCCTGCTGGCGGTGCTGTATGAGTCGGTACAAGGCGTAATGGCCGTGGGCCTGCAGCAGGGCTACCAGCCTACCCAGCCTATTGCTTTCTCGCACAAGCTCCACGCCGGCGAGCATCAGATCAACTGCGCCTACTGCCACACCTCGGTGTACAAAAGCAAGTCGGCCAACATTCCCTCCGCCAACATCTGTATGAACTGCCACTCGCAGATCAAAACGGAGTCGCCGGAAATCAAGAAAATCTACCGGGCTATTCAAAAGAACCAGCCCATTCAGTGGGTGCGGGTTCATAACCTGCCCGACCTGGCTTACTTCAACCACTCCCAGCACACGCAGGTGGGTGGCCTGGAATGCCAGACCTGCCACGGCCCCATCCAGAACATGGATGTAGTGTACCAGTACTCGGCCCTAACGATGGGCTGGTGCATCAACTGCCACCGCGAGACGCCGCTCAACACCAAGGGCAACGGCTACTACGACAAGCTGGTGCAGCTGCACGACAAGGCCAATGGCGCCGTGCCGTTCACCGTATCGTCAAACGGTGGTACCGAGTGCTCGAAGTGCCACTACTAA